One window from the genome of Cryptomeria japonica chromosome 6, Sugi_1.0, whole genome shotgun sequence encodes:
- the LOC131048637 gene encoding uncharacterized protein LOC131048637, with protein MELGRGEEEIEWIMNECVHEDWIYRLSSILEWTTLGVGFDIREGIEGDDEDVHELVPLMHWAIRVNKDQRRAQAAIRWDTLRFFLQEKEMELRGNSSKAERNTGRPRKRKLSSKAVVRSGGKSGWYVSAGSFGCAG; from the coding sequence ATGGAATTGGGCCGTGGAGAGGAGGAGATCGAGTGGATCATGAATGAATGCGTTCATGAAGACTGGATTTATAGGCTCAGTTCAATTTTGGAATGGACGACTCTGGGTGTAGGCTTTGACATCCGTGAAGGGATTGAAGGTGATGATGAGGATGTGCATGAGCTGGTACCCCTCATGCATTGGGCGATTAGagtgaacaaagatcaacgacgtGCGCAAGCGGCCATTAGGTGGGACACCTTGAGGTTTTTTCTGCAAGAAAAGGAGATGGAGCTGAGGGGTAATTCATCAAAGGCAGAGAGGAACACAGGCAGACCAAGGAAGAGAAAGCTGTCTTCAAAGGCGGTGGTGAGGAGTGGCGGAAAGTCGGGGTGGTATGTTAGTGCAGGCTCCTTTGGGTGTGCTGGTTAA